From the Leptospira andrefontaineae genome, the window GAAAGAATTCGGACATAAACTGCCCGTATATTTGGGTGGATTTTCTATGGGTGGGAATTTTACGATCAGAGTGGCAAGAGAACATTCCAGGAATAAACAAAGTATTCCGAATTTAAAACATTGTATCGCTGTGAGTCCACCTCTTCATCCAAAGTCCGCTACGGAAATGATGGATTCTAAACTCATTATAGGAAAATATTTCTTAGATAAATGGAGGCAATCCCTAGCTAAGAAGAATGTACATTTTCCTGATCTACATCCATATCAGAATATCATGAAAGGAAAAACAGTCATGGAAATGACTGATAGGATCGTAGCATCTTCTTCAGAGTTCAAAAACTCTGATGATTATTTTAATTCTTATACATTGGGACCAAAGGATTTTGAAAAATTAAAAGTGGATCTGACAATAGTTACATCCGCAGACGATCCGATCATACGTCCCGACGAATTTAATGAGATCCCTAAAAGTTCCAAACTTAGGATTTTTATCCAAAAGTATGGAGGTCATAATGGTTTTTATGAAAATTTAAAAGGAGACTGTTGGTATTTCAGGGTCTTCGATAAAGTTATATTCGGATAAGAAGAAGTAGCTTGCTTTTCCCGCCTTTCTTCTAAACTCAAGCCGGAAGCATATTTCGTTTTTGAACATAAGTTCAAGAATAACCGAACGGCTTTCGTTATAGGAGAAATACTATGTCCAACGCATACGTTATCGATGCGGTTCGCACCCCAAGAGGGAAAGGTAAAAAAAGAGGAACACTTGCATCCGTTCACCCACAAGAACTTTCCGCCTCTACTCTATTAGCAATCCAAGAAAGAAACGGATTAAAACCGGAAGTTGTAGAAGAAGTTGTATTAGGTTGTGTTTCCCAAGTGGATGACCAAGCTGCATGTATCGCCCGTTATGCGGTCATGGCTGCACAATGGCCGAATTCCGTTCCTGGATATACAGTGAACCGTTTCTGCGGATCCGGATTACAGGCAGTGAATAATATCGCAAACCATGTTCAATCGGGAGCAATGGCTGTAGGTTTAGGTGGTGGAGTAGAATCCATGAGCCGAGTAAAAATGGGAGCAGACTTAGGAGATAGAGATTTTAATATAGGAAATCCTAATATACAAAAACATTATAATCTTGTTCCTCAAGGAATTTCTGCCGACCTGATCGCTACTAAGTATAATATCACCAGAGAAGAAGCGGACAAATTCGCAGAGTCTTCTCAATTGAAAGCAGACAAGGCAATCAAAGAAGGCGCGTTCAAAAAATCCATTATTCCGGTTAAGTTAGAAGATGGGACAGTAGTGGATACTGACGAGAACCCTCGTATCGAATCCGACTACGCATTCCTTTCCGGCTTAGGTGCAGTTTTCAAAACTGTTGGAGAAAGAGAACTAGATGCGATCGCTCTTAAATCCTATCCAGATGTAGGAAAGATCAACCATATCCACACACTCGGAAACTCTTCCGGGATCGTGGATGGTGCTGCTTCCGTATTAATCGCTAACGACGAAGGTATCAAAAAATACGGATTAAAGCCAAGAGCAAAAATCCTTTCTACTGTGGCTACCGGAGAAGACCCAACCATTATGTTGACTGGGCCTGTTTCTGCTTCCAAAAAAGCACTCCATATGGCAGGGCTAAAAGTAGAAGATATCGATCTTTGGGAAATCAACGAGGCATTCGCTTCAGTAGTACTTTATACCCAAAAAACTTTAGGTATCCCTCTTGAGAAGATCAACGTAAATGGAGGAGCAATCGCTTTAGGACATCCTCTGGGAGCGACAGGAGCTATTCTTCTCGGAACAGCGTTGGACGAATTAGAAAGAAGGAACAAACGTTACGCACTCATTACACTCTGCATAGGCGGGGGAATGGGTATTGCAACCGTGATCGAAAGAATTTAATTTCTAATTTTCCGAGCTATCAACGCCGTTTTTCCTCCGGGAAAAGCGGCGTTTTTTATATTTTCTCTCAATTTCGTAGGGTTAGGATACTCGCAGTGACAAAACATTTGCTCAGTTCTTAAATTTTCCAATACAGTCTTTTTTTATCCAAAAAGAAAAGGATCAAAAACCATAAGGCCAGCACAGTTATAGAATAAAGAAAGGAACTCAACTCCGGAGAATCTATCCAGCTTTTATAATATTCTTGGTAGATCAGATTTTTTAAAGGGATCTTTTTCCCTTCCGGAGAAGAGACCATAATTATATTCAAACTTCTGGCAAAAATCCCGGAACCAAAAAACACAAGCAAAGCATTCTTCCCGAAAGGAAGAAGGAAACTTTGCAAAACCTTAAACTCAATTCTATCAAACTTTTCTAAAATCAAAAATAATGAAATAACGAGCAAGGCCCAGCCGGCAGTCCAAAGAGAATAAGTTCCGGTCCATAAACTTTTATTGATGGGATAATAAATTCCCCATACACCACCAATAAGTAGCACTGCAAAAGCACCTAATGTTATATTTCCGGAAATAGAAAGAAGAGATTCTTTCTTCTCCAAAGAATCTTTTATAAATTCTCCCGCAAAAATCCCGCAGAATACGGAAGCAATCGATGTGAAAGAAGTCAAAAGTCCTTCCGGATCCCAGACCTTACCGAATCTCCATAAATGAGCTTGTCCAAAAACTTCTCTATCTATCCAAGCTCCCCAATCTTTTCCTTCTTTCATGCTTGGCTCTAAAGCTCCAGGAGGAGGGATAAATTCCTGTAAATACCAATAAGAGATCAGTAAGGTTAAGAATAGAAAGATCCTGAATTTTAG encodes:
- a CDS encoding YheT family hydrolase, which translates into the protein METLRPFKPPFHLRHPFVQTVLASLMRQNTPDHPMDKAASPVVIDAGKGVRLLGHYSKSPQNKALLVLIHGWEGSMDSNYIQRTSRRFYDKGISIFRLNLRDHGNTHHLNPEPFNGSLIRETYEAVRKVAKEFGHKLPVYLGGFSMGGNFTIRVAREHSRNKQSIPNLKHCIAVSPPLHPKSATEMMDSKLIIGKYFLDKWRQSLAKKNVHFPDLHPYQNIMKGKTVMEMTDRIVASSSEFKNSDDYFNSYTLGPKDFEKLKVDLTIVTSADDPIIRPDEFNEIPKSSKLRIFIQKYGGHNGFYENLKGDCWYFRVFDKVIFG
- a CDS encoding acetyl-CoA C-acetyltransferase, with amino-acid sequence MSNAYVIDAVRTPRGKGKKRGTLASVHPQELSASTLLAIQERNGLKPEVVEEVVLGCVSQVDDQAACIARYAVMAAQWPNSVPGYTVNRFCGSGLQAVNNIANHVQSGAMAVGLGGGVESMSRVKMGADLGDRDFNIGNPNIQKHYNLVPQGISADLIATKYNITREEADKFAESSQLKADKAIKEGAFKKSIIPVKLEDGTVVDTDENPRIESDYAFLSGLGAVFKTVGERELDAIALKSYPDVGKINHIHTLGNSSGIVDGAASVLIANDEGIKKYGLKPRAKILSTVATGEDPTIMLTGPVSASKKALHMAGLKVEDIDLWEINEAFASVVLYTQKTLGIPLEKINVNGGAIALGHPLGATGAILLGTALDELERRNKRYALITLCIGGGMGIATVIERI
- a CDS encoding acyltransferase family protein, producing the protein MKSENPNRILSIDLLRGLTVAGMILVNNPGTWSNMYWPLKHAKWDGCTPTDLVFPFFLFVVGASIPYSISNGIQEFPKILKRASILIFLGLFLNFFGEWSFSNLRFPGVLQRIGFAYFFGAILYREKNLKFRIFLFLTLLISYWYLQEFIPPPGALEPSMKEGKDWGAWIDREVFGQAHLWRFGKVWDPEGLLTSFTSIASVFCGIFAGEFIKDSLEKKESLLSISGNITLGAFAVLLIGGVWGIYYPINKSLWTGTYSLWTAGWALLVISLFLILEKFDRIEFKVLQSFLLPFGKNALLVFFGSGIFARSLNIIMVSSPEGKKIPLKNLIYQEYYKSWIDSPELSSFLYSITVLALWFLILFFLDKKRLYWKI